One genomic window of Inquilinus sp. KBS0705 includes the following:
- a CDS encoding sugar transporter codes for MKKVFLAIVALVITMGAKAQVESHVRWSYAAKKVSATEAVVLIKATIDKDWHIYSQNVKDGGPVKTSFTFTPSKDYAIVGKPTEPTPITKYEKVFGMNVGYFENSVVFQQKVKIKSSNATAVSGKLEFMTCNNTKCLPPDEVEFTIPLGK; via the coding sequence ATGAAGAAAGTATTTTTAGCGATAGTAGCTTTAGTAATAACAATGGGCGCAAAAGCCCAGGTCGAATCGCACGTGCGCTGGTCATACGCTGCCAAAAAGGTAAGCGCTACCGAAGCCGTTGTATTGATAAAAGCAACCATAGATAAAGACTGGCATATATACTCGCAAAATGTAAAGGATGGCGGGCCGGTTAAAACCAGCTTTACCTTTACCCCATCAAAAGACTATGCAATTGTTGGCAAGCCAACCGAGCCTACCCCTATAACTAAATACGAAAAAGTTTTTGGCATGAACGTAGGCTACTTTGAAAACTCGGTTGTTTTCCAGCAAAAGGTTAAAATAAAATCGTCCAATGCTACCGCGGTGAGCGGCAAGCTGGAGTTTATGACCTGTAACAATACCAAATGCCTGCCCCCGGACGAGGTTGAGTTTACTATCCCCTTAGGTAAATAA
- the pfkA gene encoding 6-phosphofructokinase — protein MTQIKNIGIYTSGGDAPGMNAAIRAVVRTAIYYNLQVTGIRRGYEGMINGEFFSMDQKSVANIIQRGGTILKTARSEQFKTKEGRRLAYDQLTKHGVDALVAIGGDGTFTGARIFGGEYDIPVVGLPGTIDNDLLGTDFTIGYDTAINTVINAVDKIRDTAESHDRLFIVEVMGRDSGLIALRTGIASGAEAILIPETNRDINALFERLENGRRDKSSKIVIVAEGEEAGNAFEIGHQVKEKFPNYDTRVSILGHIQRGGRPTCMDRVLASRVGVAAVEALRDGHRNEMIGIIHNEISYTPFEHACKHNVEINPGFLKIVEILSI, from the coding sequence ATGACGCAGATCAAAAACATAGGAATTTATACTTCAGGGGGCGATGCGCCGGGCATGAATGCCGCTATAAGGGCTGTTGTACGCACGGCTATTTACTATAATTTACAGGTTACCGGTATACGCAGGGGCTACGAGGGGATGATAAATGGTGAGTTTTTCAGCATGGATCAAAAATCGGTTGCCAACATTATTCAACGTGGCGGTACCATCTTAAAAACCGCCCGCAGCGAGCAGTTTAAAACTAAAGAGGGCCGCAGGCTGGCATACGACCAATTAACAAAGCATGGTGTTGATGCACTGGTTGCCATTGGCGGCGACGGTACTTTTACCGGCGCGCGAATTTTTGGTGGCGAATACGATATACCTGTAGTTGGCCTGCCCGGAACAATTGATAACGACCTTTTAGGTACCGATTTTACCATCGGTTACGATACGGCCATTAATACCGTAATTAACGCGGTTGATAAGATACGCGACACGGCCGAATCGCACGACAGGCTGTTTATTGTTGAAGTAATGGGCCGCGACTCGGGTTTAATTGCTTTACGTACCGGTATTGCATCAGGTGCCGAGGCCATATTGATACCCGAAACCAACCGTGATATTAACGCTTTGTTTGAGCGCCTTGAAAATGGTCGCCGCGATAAATCATCAAAAATTGTGATTGTTGCCGAGGGCGAAGAGGCTGGTAATGCTTTTGAGATAGGCCACCAGGTGAAAGAGAAATTCCCTAACTACGATACAAGGGTATCTATACTGGGCCACATACAACGCGGGGGCCGCCCAACCTGTATGGATAGGGTACTGGCCAGCCGTGTAGGTGTTGCCGCTGTTGAAGCGTTAAGAGACGGCCACCGTAACGAAATGATAGGCATCATACACAACGAGATATCTTACACCCCGTTTGAACACGCCTGCAAGCATAACGTAGAAATTAACCCGGGCTTTTTAAAGATAGTAGAGATACTATCGATATAA
- a CDS encoding biotin--[acetyl-CoA-carboxylase] ligase translates to MQNNIFSGLFVGQNLVTLKEVDSTNNFLKNILSNSKPVPEGTVIMAEEQFAGRGQHQNVWYAQPGKNLTFSILLNPGFVDAQGQFDVTRIASMGVFDALQPLLGDKLKIKWPNDIYYGDKKLGGMLIENILKGSQIKNSVIGIGINVNQDEFPESAANATSIKQILHKDYDLKNILSEICNNIEAYYLHLKAGRFSFVRNIYLSRLYWLNERHRFKSNGVEFDGTIINVQDNGLLVVATAAGQQLYNLKEIEFLNK, encoded by the coding sequence TTGCAAAATAACATATTTTCAGGATTATTTGTTGGACAAAATTTAGTGACACTAAAAGAAGTGGACTCTACCAACAATTTCCTGAAAAATATACTGTCAAATTCCAAGCCAGTACCTGAAGGTACGGTCATTATGGCAGAAGAGCAGTTCGCGGGCCGGGGCCAGCACCAAAATGTTTGGTATGCCCAACCCGGAAAAAACTTAACTTTTAGCATATTATTAAACCCCGGCTTTGTAGACGCGCAGGGGCAGTTTGATGTTACAAGGATCGCAAGTATGGGCGTTTTTGATGCTTTACAGCCATTATTGGGCGATAAACTGAAGATAAAATGGCCCAACGATATTTATTACGGCGATAAAAAACTCGGGGGGATGCTGATAGAGAACATCTTAAAGGGCAGCCAGATAAAAAACTCGGTTATTGGCATCGGTATTAACGTAAACCAGGACGAGTTTCCGGAAAGCGCGGCAAATGCTACATCAATAAAGCAGATATTGCACAAGGATTATGATTTAAAAAATATATTATCAGAGATTTGCAATAATATTGAAGCGTACTACCTGCACCTTAAAGCTGGCAGGTTTTCGTTTGTAAGGAATATATATTTAAGCCGACTATACTGGTTAAACGAACGGCACAGATTTAAGTCGAACGGAGTAGAGTTTGATGGTACCATAATAAATGTACAGGATAATGGTTTGTTAGTAGTAGCAACAGCTGCTGGCCAACAACTATATAATTTAAAGGAAATAGAGTTTTTAAACAAATAA
- a CDS encoding DUF255 domain-containing protein encodes MRSLLRRALFFVLAIAALAAVTPQQVKAQTTDTVSTGDVQFTDVPSASQQIAANKKKADSLAKVKADSVAKAAASKTSINTTDSQKSLWQLFIIGFLGGFAAFLLPCVYPMLPLTVSFFTKRGGTRANAIWQSCLYGFSIIFIYVVFGLLITIIFGPAALNGLATNGYFNFFFFLMLVVFGASFLGAFEITLPSSLANKLDANSDKGGFAGIFFMAATLVVVSFSCTGPAIGGVLSSAFTKGDRLAPAVVMFGFSLAIALPFTIFATFPSALKSLPKSGGWLNSVKVVLGFIEIAFALKFLSNVDLAYHWNLIDREVVLSIWIAIGILMSLYLIGKIKFSHDSDVPHLSVTRTFIATGVIAFTIYMIPGLWGAPLKSISALLPPLSTQDFDISGGNAPAAPAPVNTTTIKTKKYEELFKSLPKVKGIDDWYDYDQAIEVAKQLNKPILIDFTGWNCVNCRQMEQNVFPNPEVFKRLQNDFVMLQLVIDDKTDLPAAEQYTSATTGKKITTIGDNNLDREISKYNSNAQPYYVIINQKGETLVEPIGATDIKSFISYLDSGISAYKK; translated from the coding sequence ATGCGCAGCCTATTACGCCGCGCACTATTTTTTGTTTTAGCCATTGCAGCGCTTGCCGCCGTTACACCACAACAGGTAAAGGCGCAAACTACCGATACCGTATCTACCGGCGATGTGCAATTTACGGATGTGCCGTCGGCCTCTCAGCAAATTGCCGCCAACAAAAAAAAGGCTGATTCGCTGGCTAAAGTAAAGGCAGATTCTGTTGCCAAAGCGGCTGCAAGTAAAACAAGTATTAATACAACCGATAGTCAAAAAAGCCTTTGGCAATTATTTATTATCGGTTTCTTAGGCGGTTTTGCGGCGTTTTTGTTACCCTGTGTTTACCCTATGCTGCCATTAACGGTGAGCTTTTTTACAAAACGGGGCGGCACCAGGGCCAATGCCATTTGGCAGTCGTGCCTTTACGGTTTTTCTATCATATTTATATATGTGGTTTTTGGCTTGCTTATTACCATCATATTTGGCCCCGCGGCTTTAAACGGTCTGGCTACCAACGGCTACTTCAACTTCTTTTTCTTTCTAATGCTGGTTGTGTTCGGGGCATCGTTTTTAGGCGCGTTCGAAATAACACTGCCCAGCTCTTTAGCAAACAAGCTTGATGCAAACTCAGATAAAGGCGGTTTTGCAGGTATATTTTTTATGGCAGCTACATTGGTGGTGGTGTCGTTTTCGTGTACCGGCCCTGCTATTGGTGGTGTGCTTTCAAGTGCCTTTACCAAAGGCGACAGGCTTGCCCCGGCAGTTGTAATGTTTGGCTTTTCGTTGGCTATTGCCTTGCCATTTACCATATTTGCTACGTTCCCCTCGGCGTTAAAAAGTCTGCCAAAATCGGGCGGGTGGTTAAACAGTGTTAAAGTGGTGTTAGGATTTATCGAAATAGCCTTCGCACTTAAATTTTTATCGAATGTTGACCTGGCCTACCATTGGAACCTGATTGACCGCGAGGTGGTATTATCTATATGGATAGCCATTGGTATACTAATGAGTTTGTACCTTATTGGCAAGATCAAATTTTCGCATGACAGCGATGTGCCGCATCTATCGGTAACGCGCACATTTATAGCAACGGGCGTAATTGCCTTTACCATCTACATGATACCTGGCCTTTGGGGCGCGCCATTAAAATCTATCAGCGCATTACTGCCACCATTAAGCACGCAGGATTTTGACATATCAGGAGGTAACGCACCAGCCGCACCTGCCCCGGTAAATACAACAACAATTAAAACTAAAAAATACGAAGAGCTTTTTAAAAGCTTACCCAAGGTTAAAGGCATTGACGATTGGTACGATTACGACCAGGCCATAGAAGTAGCCAAACAGCTTAACAAACCCATACTGATTGATTTTACCGGTTGGAATTGCGTTAACTGCCGCCAGATGGAGCAAAATGTTTTCCCCAATCCGGAGGTGTTTAAGCGGCTTCAAAATGATTTTGTAATGTTGCAGCTGGTGATAGACGATAAAACCGACCTGCCTGCAGCCGAGCAGTACACATCGGCAACTACCGGTAAAAAAATAACTACAATTGGCGATAATAACCTTGATAGGGAAATATCAAAATACAACTCCAACGCGCAGCCTTACTATGTTATTATTAACCAAAAAGGCGAAACGCTGGTTGAGCCAATAGGTGCTACAGACATAAAATCCTTTATTTCCTATCTGGATAGTGGGATATCAGCGTATAAAAAGTAG
- the hflB gene encoding ATP-dependent zinc metalloprotease FtsH, translating into MKDNENRSESPKPLRKIPNKKITPKAPKNGLMWLYAILIIGLLVVPTLFSGNSGKPITFQYFSNNMLKAHDVAKIVVYKNGDLVSADVYIKKDSLVKPIYADAPKQQNKLNMQAEGPQYTFTDASYESLKQSVQAAEKDMPDAEKTPIQYEQGKENLLSNWLVQCVIMAVLLVGVWMFIMRRMSGGNGGGPGGQIFNIGKSKATLFDKEAQVSVTFNDVAGLEEAKQEVMEIVDFLKNPKKYTNLGGKIPKGALLVGSPGTGKTLLAKAVAGEAQVPFFSLSGSDFVEMFVGVGASRVRDLFRQAKDKAPCIIFIDEIDAIGRARGKNNMMGGNDERENTLNQLLVEMDGFGTDSGIIILAATNRPDVLDSALMRPGRFDRQVSIDKPDLIGREQIFKVHLKPIKLADGVDPKKLSAQTPGFAGAEIANVCNEAALIAARQNKEAVDMKDFQDAIDRVIGGLEKKNTLISPEEKRVVAYHEAGHAIAGWFLEHTDPLVKVSIVPRGVAALGYAQYLPNERFLVAKEELIDDMTLSMGGRVAEDIVFGKITTGALSDLERITRLAYGMVKIYGMNDKVGNLSFYDPQGENQFVKPYSDATAELIDAEVRNLIDSVYSRTKELLNKHREGLENVAAKLLEKEVLFQSDLEEILGKRPFEHRTAYDKFVNGEPALVPDNNAIPDNLINPELSRIDSATDTAAKD; encoded by the coding sequence ATGAAAGATAACGAGAATAGATCCGAAAGCCCAAAACCTTTACGGAAGATACCGAATAAAAAAATTACTCCAAAAGCACCCAAAAACGGTTTAATGTGGCTATATGCCATACTTATAATTGGCTTATTGGTAGTTCCTACCCTTTTTTCGGGCAATAGCGGCAAACCTATTACCTTCCAATATTTTAGCAATAACATGCTAAAGGCACATGATGTAGCCAAAATAGTGGTATACAAAAATGGCGACCTGGTGAGCGCCGATGTTTATATTAAAAAAGATAGCCTGGTTAAGCCAATTTATGCCGATGCGCCTAAACAGCAAAACAAGCTGAACATGCAGGCAGAAGGCCCGCAATATACTTTTACCGATGCCTCGTACGAAAGCCTTAAGCAATCTGTACAGGCGGCAGAAAAAGATATGCCCGATGCCGAAAAAACGCCTATACAGTACGAGCAGGGTAAAGAAAACCTGCTGAGCAACTGGCTGGTACAATGTGTAATTATGGCCGTGTTGCTGGTTGGCGTATGGATGTTTATTATGCGCCGCATGAGCGGTGGCAATGGCGGCGGCCCGGGCGGGCAGATATTTAACATAGGTAAATCAAAAGCTACCTTGTTTGATAAAGAAGCCCAGGTATCGGTTACGTTTAATGATGTTGCCGGTTTGGAAGAAGCCAAGCAAGAGGTGATGGAGATTGTAGATTTCCTTAAAAACCCCAAAAAATATACTAACCTGGGTGGCAAAATTCCTAAAGGCGCATTGCTTGTAGGGTCGCCGGGTACAGGTAAAACCTTATTGGCCAAAGCCGTTGCCGGCGAGGCACAGGTGCCTTTCTTCTCACTGTCGGGTTCCGACTTTGTGGAGATGTTTGTGGGTGTGGGTGCATCGCGTGTGCGCGATTTGTTCCGCCAGGCTAAAGACAAAGCGCCATGTATCATTTTTATTGATGAGATTGATGCTATTGGCCGCGCCCGTGGTAAAAACAATATGATGGGCGGTAACGACGAACGCGAAAACACCCTTAACCAATTACTGGTTGAGATGGATGGTTTCGGTACCGATTCGGGCATTATTATACTTGCTGCAACCAACCGCCCCGATGTATTAGACAGCGCCTTAATGCGCCCGGGGCGTTTTGACAGGCAAGTATCTATTGACAAACCCGACCTGATAGGCCGCGAGCAAATATTTAAAGTACACTTAAAGCCGATAAAATTAGCCGACGGTGTAGACCCAAAAAAACTATCGGCCCAAACCCCTGGTTTTGCCGGTGCCGAAATAGCCAACGTTTGTAATGAGGCTGCTTTGATAGCTGCCCGCCAAAACAAAGAGGCTGTTGATATGAAGGATTTCCAGGACGCGATTGACCGTGTTATTGGTGGCCTTGAAAAGAAAAACACGTTGATCTCTCCGGAAGAGAAACGTGTGGTTGCGTATCACGAAGCCGGGCATGCCATTGCAGGCTGGTTTTTAGAGCATACTGACCCATTGGTTAAGGTATCAATAGTGCCGCGTGGCGTTGCCGCGTTGGGTTATGCGCAGTATCTGCCAAACGAAAGGTTCCTGGTGGCCAAAGAGGAATTAATTGACGATATGACGCTTTCTATGGGCGGGCGTGTTGCCGAGGATATTGTATTTGGTAAAATTACAACCGGCGCATTAAGCGATCTGGAACGTATTACACGCCTTGCATATGGCATGGTGAAGATATACGGTATGAACGATAAGGTGGGTAACCTATCATTCTACGACCCGCAGGGCGAAAACCAGTTTGTAAAACCATACTCGGATGCTACTGCAGAACTTATTGATGCCGAGGTGCGTAATTTGATAGATTCGGTTTATTCGCGCACAAAGGAGTTGTTGAACAAACACCGTGAGGGTCTTGAGAACGTAGCCGCCAAATTATTGGAGAAAGAAGTGCTGTTTCAGTCGGATTTGGAAGAAATATTGGGTAAACGTCCATTTGAGCACCGTACCGCTTACGATAAATTTGTAAACGGCGAGCCTGCGCTGGTGCCTGATAATAACGCGATACCTGACAACCTGATCAACCCCGAATTATCAAGGATTGACAGCGCAACAGATACCGCTGCTAAAGACTAA
- the rsfS gene encoding ribosome silencing factor translates to MVKSKVLNESTYISELAIHGMQEKKGNDLVRLDLRNINSSVADYFVICHADSATQVKAIANSVEDEIYKAIKQDPWRKEGLEHGEWILLDYIDVVIHIFRTDKREFYGVEDLWGDAEIKSYKSA, encoded by the coding sequence ATGGTAAAAAGCAAAGTGTTAAATGAATCTACCTACATTTCTGAACTGGCCATACATGGTATGCAGGAGAAAAAAGGTAATGATCTGGTAAGGCTTGATCTTCGTAATATTAATAGTTCGGTTGCTGATTACTTTGTAATTTGCCACGCCGATTCAGCCACACAAGTAAAAGCAATTGCTAATAGTGTTGAGGATGAAATTTATAAGGCCATAAAACAAGACCCATGGCGCAAAGAGGGGCTTGAGCATGGCGAATGGATACTGCTGGATTACATTGATGTGGTTATACACATCTTCAGAACAGACAAACGTGAGTTTTATGGAGTTGAAGACCTGTGGGGTGATGCTGAAATAAAAAGCTATAAAAGCGCTTAA
- a CDS encoding metallophosphoesterase, with amino-acid sequence MRHFLQRLLYKPLSKLADKYSSRPNKGRVNRALNALYKSINTKLGKKGMVIPFNAADGKFIILSDQHKGARDGADIFAKSAGNYLAALDHYYKEGFTYINLGDSEELWENLFVTVKRHNKSTFEKEKLFIDDDRFVKIFGNHDLYWGNDPLAAVSLMQIYGQAIRIYEGVVLQTQLKDKQLQIFMTHGHQGDMQSDGNWFSKWFVSDIWGPLQGYLRINPNTPAYNNQLKTEHNRMMYEWSSQRKNMLLITGHTHQPVFRSLTQLEILYTGLENAKKAKDTAKAADIEKKITALHLKGHTQPDFNGYLDTYFNSGCCCFDDGDITGIEIEGGYIRLIKWADHKKLSQRQVLEECELEDLKLL; translated from the coding sequence ATGCGCCATTTTTTACAACGCTTATTATACAAACCGCTATCAAAACTGGCCGACAAGTATTCGTCGAGGCCAAACAAGGGGCGTGTAAACAGGGCGTTAAACGCGCTTTACAAAAGCATTAACACCAAGCTGGGTAAAAAGGGCATGGTTATCCCCTTTAACGCGGCCGATGGTAAGTTCATCATCCTGTCCGACCAGCATAAAGGTGCACGGGACGGTGCAGATATTTTTGCTAAATCGGCAGGCAACTATTTAGCCGCGCTCGATCATTATTATAAAGAGGGCTTTACATACATTAACCTTGGCGACAGCGAGGAGCTATGGGAAAACTTGTTTGTAACGGTTAAGCGCCATAATAAAAGCACTTTCGAAAAAGAGAAGCTGTTTATTGATGATGACCGTTTTGTGAAAATTTTTGGCAACCACGATCTGTACTGGGGCAACGACCCATTGGCGGCCGTAAGCCTGATGCAGATATATGGGCAGGCTATAAGGATATACGAAGGCGTAGTTTTGCAAACCCAGCTAAAGGATAAGCAACTGCAGATATTTATGACACATGGCCACCAGGGCGATATGCAAAGCGATGGCAATTGGTTTAGTAAGTGGTTTGTATCTGATATTTGGGGGCCGTTGCAGGGCTACTTGCGTATTAACCCTAATACACCGGCCTACAATAACCAGTTAAAAACAGAACATAACCGTATGATGTATGAGTGGAGCAGCCAGCGAAAAAATATGCTGCTGATAACCGGGCACACCCACCAGCCCGTCTTTCGGTCGTTAACGCAGTTGGAGATATTATACACCGGCCTTGAAAACGCTAAAAAAGCGAAAGACACGGCAAAGGCAGCCGATATAGAGAAAAAGATCACCGCGTTGCACTTAAAGGGCCATACCCAACCCGATTTTAATGGTTACCTGGACACCTATTTTAACAGCGGTTGCTGCTGTTTTGATGATGGTGATATTACAGGGATAGAAATTGAAGGTGGTTACATTCGCCTTATTAAATGGGCAGACCATAAAAAGCTAAGTCAGCGCCAGGTATTAGAAGAATGTGAGCTGGAAGATTTGAAGCTATTATAA
- a CDS encoding PA0069 family radical SAM protein, with protein MSHADNPEFFKGRGAQVNTHNKFLKSKYVLEHIEGLDEQLLENTHTQLFEENPKKIVSESNSPDLSHMHSINPYQGCEHGCIYCYARNSHEYYGFSAGLDFERKIIVKRNAPQLLEKHFNKKGYEPVPIVLSGNTDCYQPIERKLKITRALLQVFLKYRHPVSIITKNNVVLRDMDILSEMAAMKLAHVNISITSLNESLRQKLEPRTVTGMSRLAVIQKLTEKGIPVRVMVAPIIPGLNSNEIPDIIKAAADRGAVSAGFTIVRLNGSIAEIFTDWIHKAYPDRAEKVLNMIKACHNGNLNDSDFGRRMSGDGHVANSIHQLYRMACVRFLAGREMPPYDLSLFMPRDGKQTSMF; from the coding sequence ATGTCGCATGCAGATAACCCGGAATTTTTTAAGGGGAGAGGGGCCCAGGTAAATACCCATAACAAGTTTTTAAAAAGCAAATATGTACTTGAGCATATTGAAGGGCTTGACGAGCAGCTACTGGAAAACACCCATACCCAGCTTTTTGAAGAGAACCCAAAAAAGATAGTCAGCGAATCTAACAGCCCCGATCTTAGCCACATGCACTCTATTAACCCTTACCAGGGTTGCGAGCATGGCTGTATTTACTGCTACGCGCGTAACAGCCACGAGTACTACGGCTTTAGCGCCGGCCTTGATTTTGAACGGAAGATAATTGTTAAACGCAACGCGCCGCAACTGCTCGAAAAACATTTTAATAAAAAGGGATACGAACCTGTACCCATTGTGCTATCGGGCAATACGGATTGCTACCAGCCTATAGAGCGTAAATTAAAAATTACACGCGCCTTGCTGCAGGTGTTTTTAAAATACCGCCACCCGGTAAGCATCATCACAAAAAACAATGTGGTGCTGCGCGATATGGATATTTTAAGCGAAATGGCAGCCATGAAGTTGGCGCATGTAAATATCTCTATCACCTCGTTAAACGAGTCGTTAAGGCAAAAGCTGGAGCCGCGCACCGTTACCGGCATGAGCCGCCTGGCGGTTATTCAAAAACTTACAGAAAAGGGTATACCGGTAAGGGTAATGGTAGCGCCCATTATTCCCGGGTTAAATAGTAACGAGATACCCGACATTATTAAAGCGGCTGCCGACAGGGGCGCTGTATCGGCAGGGTTTACCATTGTGCGGCTTAACGGCAGTATTGCCGAAATATTTACCGACTGGATACACAAAGCGTATCCGGACAGGGCCGAAAAAGTGTTGAACATGATAAAGGCATGCCACAACGGCAACCTTAACGATAGTGACTTTGGCCGCCGAATGAGCGGCGATGGTCATGTGGCCAACTCCATACACCAATTATACCGCATGGCATGCGTTCGTTTCCTGGCGGGCCGCGAAATGCCGCCGTATGACCTTAGCTTATTTATGCCCCGTGACGGAAAACAGACGAGTATGTTTTAA
- a CDS encoding flotillin family protein, giving the protein MSQSILIQFWWVFPLIAAVLLYKFVLRVFFGMIIVPDDRIGLVVKKFTLYGDKRLPDGRIIAINGEAGMQAKPLAPGLYWGMWPWQYAITMGQFTVVEQDKLGLVKAKDGAPMDTGRVLGKPVDCDKFQDSQAFLENNGQKGPQAAFLTPGSYRINTFLFEIVMVPITSIHENKVGIVTTLDGEPLEKGEIAGGSVAGHRNYQDPMAFIKAGGKKGLQEDVILAGTYYLNPWFAIVEQVEMVHIHIGYVGVVNSFVGPEGKDTSGVGFTHGNIVKKGDKGVWDEPLDPGKHPVNIYTHTVEIVPTTNIVLNWANSRTESHELDKNLCTISVRSSDGFTFNLDVSQIIHIPRNDAPKVIARFGNTKNLVSQVLEPTIANYFRNSAQKSGVIEFLTNRSQRQEDARAQISKVLAEYNVEGVDTLIGDIVPPEALMKTLTDRKIAEQERVTYEIQKSAQIERKEFESAKAGADMQPEVVKSTRQVEINTQMAASKVAAAKGDAESRVINAKADAENKTIIARADAEAKTINAKADANATEVNGNADAGKIKAIGLAEAEVTKQKTEAMGTEQYAIVRVAEALASNGIKLVPEILVSGKDGGSSGIIDALIGNEMLKKLQREGEAKKVDIKKKPEEPIN; this is encoded by the coding sequence ATGTCTCAATCTATTTTGATCCAATTTTGGTGGGTATTCCCGCTGATTGCTGCCGTGCTATTGTACAAATTTGTACTGCGCGTATTTTTTGGTATGATCATCGTTCCGGATGACCGTATTGGTTTAGTAGTAAAAAAGTTTACCCTTTACGGGGATAAGCGCCTGCCCGATGGCCGTATCATCGCCATAAACGGCGAGGCCGGTATGCAGGCCAAACCGCTTGCACCGGGCCTGTACTGGGGTATGTGGCCATGGCAATATGCCATAACCATGGGCCAGTTTACCGTTGTTGAGCAGGATAAGCTTGGCCTGGTAAAAGCTAAAGACGGCGCGCCGATGGATACCGGCCGTGTGCTGGGTAAACCTGTCGACTGCGACAAGTTCCAGGATTCGCAGGCTTTTTTAGAAAACAACGGCCAAAAAGGTCCTCAAGCGGCTTTCTTAACGCCGGGTAGCTACCGTATCAACACTTTTCTGTTCGAGATTGTGATGGTGCCCATTACCAGCATACACGAAAACAAGGTGGGTATTGTTACCACGCTTGACGGCGAGCCTTTGGAAAAAGGCGAGATAGCCGGAGGCTCGGTTGCGGGCCACCGTAACTATCAAGACCCTATGGCCTTTATTAAGGCCGGCGGTAAAAAAGGCTTGCAGGAAGATGTGATACTGGCCGGTACCTATTACCTTAACCCATGGTTTGCCATTGTAGAGCAGGTAGAGATGGTGCACATACACATTGGTTATGTGGGTGTGGTCAACTCGTTTGTTGGCCCCGAGGGTAAGGATACCAGCGGTGTGGGCTTTACACATGGTAACATTGTTAAAAAAGGCGATAAAGGTGTTTGGGACGAGCCGCTTGACCCTGGTAAGCACCCGGTAAACATTTATACCCACACGGTAGAGATTGTGCCTACCACCAATATTGTACTTAACTGGGCCAATAGCCGTACCGAGTCGCACGAGTTGGATAAAAACCTGTGTACCATTAGTGTGCGTTCGTCTGATGGATTTACGTTCAATTTGGACGTTTCGCAGATCATCCACATACCGCGTAACGATGCGCCAAAAGTGATAGCCCGATTTGGTAACACCAAAAACCTGGTATCGCAGGTGCTTGAGCCCACTATTGCCAACTACTTCCGTAACTCGGCGCAAAAAAGTGGCGTTATCGAGTTTTTAACCAACCGTTCGCAAAGGCAGGAGGATGCCCGTGCCCAAATAAGCAAGGTATTGGCCGAGTATAACGTTGAAGGTGTAGATACGCTGATAGGTGACATTGTGCCACCCGAAGCGCTGATGAAGACCCTTACCGACCGTAAAATAGCCGAGCAGGAACGCGTTACCTACGAAATTCAGAAAAGCGCCCAAATTGAGCGTAAGGAATTTGAAAGTGCCAAAGCCGGTGCCGATATGCAGCCCGAGGTGGTAAAATCAACCCGCCAGGTTGAGATAAACACCCAAATGGCGGCCTCAAAAGTAGCTGCTGCTAAAGGTGATGCCGAATCGAGGGTGATCAATGCCAAGGCCGATGCCGAAAATAAAACGATTATTGCACGTGCCGATGCCGAAGCAAAAACCATTAATGCCAAGGCCGATGCCAACGCAACCGAAGTTAACGGTAATGCCGACGCGGGTAAAATTAAGGCCATAGGTTTGGCCGAAGCCGAGGTTACCAAACAAAAAACCGAAGCCATGGGTACCGAGCAATATGCCATTGTGCGTGTAGCCGAGGCCCTTGCCAGCAACGGTATTAAACTGGTGCCCGAGATTTTGGTTAGCGGTAAAGATGGCGGCAGCAGCGGCATAATTGATGCCCTTATAGGCAACGAAATGCTTAAAAAGCTGCAACGCGAAGGTGAGGCTAAAAAAGTGGACATTAAGAAAAAGCCCGAAGAGCCTATTAATTAA